One Halobacterium zhouii genomic region harbors:
- a CDS encoding DUF5798 family protein produces the protein MGFGSTAKKLQKITDVADTLQDRFERLREQVNELSDTVEDTSERVEGMESKLAEQRQLLEAIAESEDVDVESVVSDDTGDGDTATGTTPTAESGDGND, from the coding sequence ATGGGATTCGGTTCGACTGCGAAGAAACTCCAGAAGATCACCGACGTCGCGGACACGCTTCAGGACCGCTTCGAGCGCCTGCGAGAGCAGGTGAACGAACTTTCCGACACCGTCGAGGACACCAGCGAGCGAGTCGAGGGGATGGAGTCGAAACTCGCCGAACAGCGGCAACTCCTCGAGGCCATCGCGGAGTCAGAGGACGTCGACGTCGAGAGCGTCGTCTCTGACGACACCGGCGACGGAGACACCGCTACGGGCACCACCCCCACCGCCGAATCGGGGGATGGTAACGACTAA